The Acutalibacter muris genomic sequence GAACCAGCTGCAGAGCGGCCAGCGCTTCGGCGGGGCCCTGTTCGCGGCTTTAAGGAACGCCTTCAACACCTCCCAGTCCGAGATGTTCCGCACGGAGATACTCCAGTTTCTGCGCCAGTACAGCGACTGGTCCTCCACCGGGCACCTGGAGAGCCGTATGCTTCGCACCCTCTACGACATGACCCGGTCCCTGCCCTCCCACTGGGCGAACCAGCTGACGGACCTGGCGGCGCTGATGGAAAACGGCATTGCCGCCCGGGACCGGCAGGGGAACCTGGACCTTTTGCGGGGCCAGGTGTTCCCCCTTATCTCGGACTATGTGCGCCGCACCCACGACCACGGCATGGCAAGAGGGCTTCTCTCTATGCTGACTTTGGACATAGTGCGCTATGAAAACGGCAGCGAGAGCTCCCTTATACAGGCCTTTCGGCACCTTGGGAACTATAATATCTTCAAGGCGGATCTGAACGGCCTTTCGGACGCGGATATCCTGCGGCTGCTCTCGGACACGGAATTCAGCAAGGCCTCGAAGTCGGACAATTTCACCCAGCGGTTTATAGACCTGGCCCAGCGCTCTCTTCAAGGCGAGGGGGGCACGGCGGCCCAGGATATATTCCGCAGCCTTATGAGCTCCATACTGATAAACGAGAGCGTATATATGCCCCTGCAGCACCTGATGCTGCCCTTCCGGTGGGAGGACAAGGCGGTGTTCTCCGAGATGTGGGTGGACCCGGACGCGGAGCACTCCGGGGGGCAGGAGGCCCCCGCCCCCCGGCTGCTGATAAAGATGGACGTCGAGGGGGTGGGGCCCTTCGACCTGGTGATAGACGGCGCGGGGGGAAAGACCTCGCTTATGGTCTCCTGCCCCCAGGAGGTGGCGGTCTTCTCCGGGGATATCAGCCGGGACCTGACGGATATCCTCACAAGAAACGGCCTGTCCCCGGGAGACGTGCGGGTGTCGGCCATGAAGAAGCCCATAAACATTTCCGACGCGTTCCCAAATCTATTCCAAGAGGTGAAAAGCGGTGTCGACGTCAAGGTCTGATGAACCCCGGCCCACCCGCCAGCGGGCGGTGGCTTTGCAGTACGGCGTAAGCGATTCTGCGCCGGTGATAGTGGCCGCCGGCATGGGCCATCTGGCGGAAAAAATCCTGGACGTGGCCCAGGAAAACGGCGTGCCCATATACGAGGACAACTCCCTTGCCACCATCCTGTCCCAGCTGAACCTTGGGCAGCAGATACCCGAGGAGCTGTACCGGGCGGTGGTGGAGATATACGTGTACTTTTTAAACTTCGACTTTAACCGCCAGTCCCAGGGGCTCAGGCAGCTTCGCAGCCTGATACCGGGCGGGGGCCGTTCTCACCCGCAAGAGGAGTCCGGCGGAGAAACCGGCAGTCCCGGGGGCAGTAACCCCCCGGAGAATTAGGAGGTCAACCCATGTTGTTTTTTAAGAAAAAGGAGAAGGCGGCCAAAAACGCCACCCTCTGCGTGCTGCTGGACAGCAACACCTCCCGGGTGCTGGCCCGGGGGTATCTGGAGGGGCCCGCCGACGGCCTTAATATGCAGATAAACGTCACCGAAGGGGACGCCATGGCCGTGGTCAGCACCGATCATGTACAGATAGTCCCCGCCGACGAGGAGATGAGCCCAAAGCTGGGCCATGTTATACACTATCAGGGCACCCGTCTGGTGCTGGAGCCCCTTAGGGAGCTTGTGGGGAACACCGTGCGCGCCAACCTTAGGATGCCGGTGGACTTCGATACCTTTATCTATCCCACCGACGGAACCCCCGGCCGCTGGCGGGCCCGGGGCAACGACCTGAGCTGCGGGGGCATAAGCTTCTATACCCAGGGCGTGTTCCAGGTGGGGGACATAATAGAGATCGTGGTGCCCATCACCCGGGGCGGGCCGCTGCTTTTAGGCTGCGAGCTGCTGCGCACCAATGTGATGGACGACGGCTCCCGGTTCTACGCGGCAAAATTCACCGAGGTCTTAAACGAGCAGGAGAGTATGCTAAGAGAGGCCGTTTTCAACGTGCAGCTGAAAAGCATACAGCGCTCAAGGCGGTAAGCGGGGCCCTGGAAATTTTCGGTAAATATGCAAAACCTGTTGCATTATCTTAAATAATGGAATAAAATCCAATTATAAGGTTATTTCGGAGAGGAGGGGGAGGCCCATACCCTGGAGGTCCGTTCGGTCTGAATAAATTTCTGATGATTTATAGAGAAAGGGAAAAAAATGCTCAAACTTACGAAAAAGCTTATAAAACGCACCGTGGCCATGGTCCTGTGCGCCCTGCTCCTTTTAGGCGCGGTGCCCCTGGACCTTCTGCCGGGGGCCTCGGCTGCCTCCTGGGCCGACCCGTATATGGACCGGCTCAAGCAATACGGCGTTATGGTGGGCGGCCGCCCCAACGACAGGATAACCCGGGCCGAGATGGCCGCGGTCCTGAACCGCGCCTTCGGTTTCCGGCGCACCGGGCCCATACCCTTTACCGATGTGTCAAAAAAGGCCTGGTACTATAACGACATCGTTGTCTCCTATAACGAGGGGATACTCTCGGGCACCAGCCGCACCACGGCCTCGCCCAAGGCCGCCGTCACCCGCGAGCAGGCCCTTGCCCTTCTGGGCCGCTGCCTGCGCTATCAGGAGAACGCGGGAGAGGTCACCGATTTCACCGACGGCAAGAATTTCAGCAACTGGAGCTCCATCTATGTGCGCTCCGCCCTTCTTGCCGGGATAATCAGCAGCACCAGCGGCAATTTCCGCCCAAAGAGCGCCGCCACCCGCGGCGAGATTGCCGTCATGCTCTCCAAGGCCATGGGCGAGCTGGTGAGCTCCTCCGGGGTCACGGAGCTTGGGGGCGTGTTCGGCAACGTTACCGTGAACGCGCCCAACGTCACCCTTAGGAACACCACCATCGCCGGCGACCTGTACCTTACCGGCGGCGTGGGCCTTGGAAACGTGATTTTGGACAACGTCAAGGTGCTGGGCCGCATCATCGTGGCCGGCGGCGGCGAGGGCGAGAGCGGCGAGGCCAGCGTGCTGCTCAACAACGTCACGGCCCGCCAGCTGGTGGTGGACCCCGCCACGGGCCAGTACGTGTCCCTTAGGGCCCTTGGCAACACCGACATTCCCGAGACCCTGGTGCGGTCCAACGCCTACATACAGGACGACGTGCGCAACAACAATATGGGCCTTAGAAAGGTCATCTTCGAGGAACCCCCCGAGGGCAAGTTCACCATCGCCGGGAACATGAAGGACGTGACCAACAAGGCCCCCGGCTCCCACCTGATAGTGGGCGACACGGGCACCGGGTCCGTCACCAAGATCACTGTTGACGAGGAGGCGGTGAACTCCTTTGTGGACCTGGAGATAAACGCCTCTGTGGACGATATCAAGCTGGACACCTCGGCCACCATCACCGGCACCGGCGACATAGGCCATATCGACGTGGGCGCCAACGGCTGCACCTCCGAGATACTCCCAGACACCCTGACCGTGCGCCCCGGCGTGGTCACCGAGATTGCCGGCATGACGGGCATCGACTCTGAGAAGGCCAAGGAGCTCTCTCAGGAGCCCAGGCTTCTGGAGGGCTATCCCAAGGCCAAAAACATCGCCCCCACCAGCGCCGACGCGTACTTCTCCACCAACAAGGCCGGCACCCTCTACTGGGCGCTGACAGACAACGCCAAGGGGCCCCTGACCGACGCCGACGTCGAAACCCTGGTGGAGCAGCCCGCCTACGGCTCCGGCTTTAGGAAAATGGGCACGATAGATATCGACTCCTCCAAAAAGGAGTTCCTGCTGCCAATTACCGAGCTGACCCAGGGCGGGACCTACTACATCTCGGCCACCCTGGTGGACGCCCACGGCCGCAGGAGTCATGTGAAGTCCCAGCGCATCACGACCCCCGACGGCACCGTTCCCGCCATGGCCAGCCGCGACTACCCCTCCATCACCGACGCCACTCCCACCCGCAACGAGGAGAACGCCGGCTGGGACTTCTCCGAGATAGCGAATCTGCAGGCCACGGTCATGGCCAACAAGAGCTGCGACCTGTACTACGTGCTCCTGGCCGCCGGCAGCACCGCCCCCAGCACCGGCGAGCTGCTGTCCGCCGCCTTCCCCAGCCCCTACGGCTATGGGCGGCTGCACCTGATAAAGAACACTCTGGACTCCTTCAAGGTCACGGAGATTGACATGGATCTGGACGGCACGCCCGACGGCCTGGGCCAGGTCAAGGAAAAGACCAGCTATGACCTGTACTACTGGCTGACGGACGCCAACGGCGAGCAGAGCTCACAGGTGCAGAAGGTCACGGTCACCACCAAGGACGTGACCCCGCCCGAGTTCACCATGGGCGAGATGTTCCAGTCCGACACCAAGGCCACCTCCGTGACACTGAGCAATACCGTTGACGAGGACGCGACGGTCTACTGGGTGGCCGTGCCCAGCGGCGACCCCTACCCGAAAGCGGACCCGGAGGTCTATCCCAACACCGACCCCTGGCGCGAGTTCCTGAAGACGGAGGCCGCGAAGATACAGGTGGCCGCCGGGGTGGGCACCTCCCAGTCCCAGGCGGGCAAGGTGAACGCCAAGGCCAACACCCAGTTCAACATCACCATCTCCCGCCTTCAGCCCGAGAGCGCCTATGACGTGTACTACCTGGCCCAGGACAGCGCCAACAACTACTCCCAGGTCATAGGTATGTACACCGCCCATACCCTGGACGAGACGCCGCCCTCGGCGAGCCTGCGCTTTGAGAGCTACCCGGCGGAGAGCCCCGAGACCCCCTACGCCTACTCCACCATCGACGTGGTGTTCAGCGAGGCCATACGCTACCGCCAGCCCGCCAACGCGCCTGTAATATACAGCGAGCTGCGTCTGATAGAGCTGTATAATAAGTACAGAACCGCCACCCCGGCGGATAAGGCCAAGGCCGAGGAGGAGTATGTGGGGGCCCTTAGGGACACAATAATCCTCTGCGACTCCTCGGGCCAGGCTGTCCCGGTGCGCGACTGGGACCAGCAGAGTGACCGCACCGACTGGGTGGTGGACTACCGCAACGTGCAGGTCCTCCAGGACGGCAAAAACATGGTGGTCAGCTTCGTAAACGACCCCAGCGAGCCCTCCAAGTCCGCTTTGAACCTGGAGAGCGGCGCCCAGTATTTCTTCCACCTTCAGAACATTACCGATGATTCCCAGTCCCGCAACCAGATGGGCGAACAGGACATGGACGCGTTCACCACGGTGTCGGCCCGGGTGGGGATCAGTAAGCTGGACGATTTGGATCTGAATGCCTTTAAGATCGGAAGGGATGAAAACGGCAATCCAATAACCAGCGATGAGCCTGTCTATGTGTACAACGACATAAACAACAAGCGGGACGGAACCGACAAGATTTCCGCGGATATCGCCTTCACCGCCGACCCGCGCTCTACCGGCACTGCGGCCAACGGCGTCAAATGGGACATGATCTTCTGGTTTGACCGGGATGTGGAGTTCATGCTGTTTACCCGCATACACGGCGACGAGAACAGCAAGTGGGTGCCTGTGGGCGTAGATGAAAACGGCGATCCGGGCATACTGAAGATAACCGTGCCCGCCACCGCAAAGAACTACGCCGGAGTAAGCGTTATAAAGAATCTGACCAGCAACGGCACCAGCGTGTCCATACCCCAGTACCACGACATCAACGAGCCCTATACCCTGGGTATGCTGGACGGCGGCCTTAACGACGCCACTGAGAACCAGTATGACTTCGCCCTATACTTTACAAAGGTGGGCGACCGCACGGACCGCTCCAGCTTTGACCAGCTGATAAACGGCCAGGTCACCTTCGTCACCGGCGGCGCGGCCTCCCTTCGGGACTTCCGGCCCGCCAACGTGGACTCCTACAATAACCTGCGCCAGGGCAAGACCCTGATAACCGACATCACCTGGCCCAATAAGGACAGCGACCTTCTTGACCCCCGCACACGCCTTTTGACAAAGCAGTTTGAGGACGGCCGCGAGCCGGTGCTGGTGTCCTCTTATCCCCGGTTTTCACCCACCTCCAGCGGCGTTACCGCTTGGTTCGCCCTGAACACCCCGGGCACCATACATTACGTGCTGGCCCCGCAGACCGCCGGCGGCGAGAACTTTGTGGTGACCCCCCAGAAGAACAATGCCAGCGGCCGGGCCGAGAATATCTCCTACGACGAGATTTTGGAGAAAATACCTGAATGCGGTATCAACGGGCCCATCGGGCACCAGTACACCATGGCCTCTAATCTTAGCATTATGGAGCGGATGTTCCCCGACGACTTCACAATTCCCTCAACGGACGCCAATGGGAATGAAATCTCTATTCCCAACCCGGACATGGCCGCTTACAAGTTCGACTCGCCCATCACCACCAACGTCACCAACGTGGACTTCAGCGACGTTTCCAGCGACGACTTGGTCCACGACTCCCTCGAAGCGAACAAGGCGGAAAAGGGATTCAAAATATCCGGCCTGCGGGCTGACACCGAGTACCTGATGTACCTTGTCACCACCACCGGCAACTCCGACATCTACTCGCCGGTAACGGTGTACCGCTTTAAGACACTGCCGATGGTGAAGCCCACTATCACCACCCAGGCCACAGGGGCAAACGCCACTATCAACACGGACCAGAACGGCACCAACCTGGTCTATAAGCTTATCCCCTATGATTCCACCATGAACCAGGCTTTCCGTGAGACCTTCGCTACCGGCGACCATGTAACCTCAGTGTTTGACCTGTCATACAGAGGAAAGCCTTCGTCCAAGTACGTGGGGACTACCCGCATAAATTACGAGGACTCCCGGTTCACCGTTCTTGACGCTATGCTGGAGACGGTCACGGTCGACGGCAAACAGCAGTCACTGTTTGACAGGTGCGCAAGCGAATCCTTAAAGGAATCTATTGCCAACCTCATAGACGGCACAGTTGCCGACGGCGCCTCCTCTCTTGGCAAAGTTGAAAACACAATAGACGACAGTATCAACTTTATGTGCGACGAGGTCTGGACGGACATGGGCGACAGCACCTACTGCCTTATCGCTTACGGTTACTGCGGCACGAAGACCAATATGTCCGACAAGTCCTTTAGTGCCATACAGCCCATCAACAAGCGCAAGGAGCAGATACAGGTGACTATTGGCAACGGCTTGGACTACGACCCGGATACAAAACAAATAAGCGGTACGTTGTCCTTTGCCTTTACCGATGCCCTGCATTTCTTCAACACACAGACCAGGGAGAGGATCCCCCTCTATAATACCCCCATAATTCCCGGCACCCCCACAGGCAACTCCAGCCAGAGCATACAGAACTATCTGGTGGTATCGAAAACGGTGTCCAGTTATGTAGACTTTGTCGGAGCCTCGCCCAACAACGAGGGCCAGGAGCTCCATTCGGTCACTCTTGATTTCAGCAATGTGACCGCCTCCAGCTTTACTGTTACCCTAAACGGCACCTTCTCAGGCAAGACCTCTGAGGAGAGGACCGACACCCTTACCCTTCGGGTGCGCGTCAACACCAGCACCCAGCGGGTGGAGGTCAGCGCCACCACCGGCCAATCCTGGCTGAAAACGCCAATCGTAAACTAAAGCCGTAACCACACCAAAAGTCCCCCCGGAACCCTTCCGGGGGGACTTTCATATGCTCACATTGATTACCCTAAAATTTCTATCAGCCCTCGCCGGCCTCGGCCTTGGCCTGCTCGATGACCTTCTGGGCCACCATGGCCGGGGCCTCCTCGTAGCGCTCGAACTCGAAGGTGAAGCTGCCGCGGCCCTGGGTGCTCTGGCGCATGAAGGTGCTAAAGTCGTGCATCTCGGCCATGGGCACCTCGGCGTCCACGGTCTGGCGGCCCGCGCCGGCGGGCTCCATGCCCAGCACCCGGCCCCTGCGCTTGTTCACCTCGCCCATCACATCGCCCATGTTGCCGTCGGGCACCGTGGCCTTCAGATGGCCGATGGGCTCCAGCAGTACCGGGTTCGCCTTGGGCAGGCCGTCCCTGTAGGCGATAGAGGCGGCGGTCTTAAAGGCCATCTCGCTGGAATCCACCGGGTGATAGGAGCCGTCGTACAGCACGGCGGACAGGCCCACAACGGGGTAACCGGCCAGGGGGCCCTTCACGATGCACTCGCGAAGTCCCTTCTCCACCGCCGGGAAGAAGCCCTTTGGCACCGAGCCGCCCACGACCCGCTCGCTGAACTCCAGGCCGTCGCTGTCGCAGGGGGAGAACTCTATCCACACGTCGCCGAACTGACCGTGGCCGCCGGTCTGCTTCTTGTGCCGGCCCTGGACCTGGACGGTCTTGCGGATGGTCTCTCTATAGGGCACCTTGGGGTCCTTCAAAGTGACCTCAACGCCGAACTTGGTTTTAAGCTTTGTTACGGCCACCTCCAGGTGCTGCTCCCCAAGGCCGCTGATGATAAGCTCGTGGGTCTCGTTGTTGGTGGAGAAGTGCAGGGTGGGGTCCTCCTCGGAGAGCCTGAGCATACCCTGGGCCACCTTGTCCTCCTCGCCCTTCTTCTTGGGCACTATAGCCATGGACAGGGCCGCGCCGGGATAGTTCACGCCGTCCAGTGTCACCTTCCTGGCGGGGGCGCAGAGGGTGTCGCCGGTGTTGGTGGTGCTGAGCTTGGGTAGGGCGCCGATGTCGCCCGCGCCAATATATTTCACGTCCTCCTGCTTCTTGCCGGTGAGCATAACGGTCTTGCCCACCCGCTCGGAGGCGCCGGTGCGCATATTTATAAGCTGGGTCTCGGTGGAGATCTTTCCGGCAATGACCTTGATATAGGACAGCTTGCCGATAAAGGGGTCCGCCACGGTCTTGAAGACGATGGCAGCAGCCGCGCCGTCGCTGCTGACGGTGAGCTCCACCGGGTTGCCGTCGGGATCCATGCCTATCTCCCCGGCGTGGTCCGCCGCAGAGGGCGCCAGCCAGGTAAGGCCGTCCAGGAACTGCTCCATGCCACGCATGAGTATGGCGTCGCCGCAGAACACCGGGGTGATGGTGCCGGACTTAACGCCCTTGCTTACGCCCACGATGACCTCCTCGGGGGTGAACTCCTCTCCGGCAAAATACTTTTCAAACAGCGCGTCGTCGGTCTCGGCCACGGCCTCATATATGGCGGTGCGCAGGCCCTCCAGCCTGTCGCCCATGTCGGGTATGGCCACCTGCACGGGCTTGCCGCCGGAGTAGTCGTAGGCCCGGTACTCCAGAAGGTTCACGTAAATATTGGCCTGGTCCCCCTCGATAAAGGGCACCACAACGGGGCAGACAGAGGGGCCGAACTGGGCCTTCAAATCCTCAAAGACCCGGTAAAAGCGCGCGCTCTCGTCGCACAGGCCGTTGACGAAGAATATCTTTGAAAGCCCCCGCTTCTCCGCGGCGGCCACGGCCTTTTCCGTGCCCACAGAGGGGCCGTCCTTGCCGGAGACCACAATAAGGGCCGTATCCGCCGCGCGCATGGCCTCGCACATACCGCCCTCGAAGTCGAAAAAGCCCGGGGCGTCCAAAAGGTTTATCTTCTTACCCCTCCACTCTAAGGGCGCCACGGCGGCGGCGATAGAGGCCTTGCGGCGTATCTCCTCGGGGTCATAGTCGCAGACGGTGTTGCCGTCGCCCACCTTGCCCCGGCGGTCAGAGGCGCCGGAGAGGTACAGCATAGCCTCGCTCAAGGTGGTCTTGCCTGCGCCGCCGTGGCCGGCTACAGCCAGATTTATTATGTTCTTTTCGGAATATTGGGTCATGGGAATGGCTCCTTTCACGGCCCCTCTGGCAAAACTGCTAATGGCCCGGGGCGTGTATTGTTAAATTTGCACAAGTTTTACCACAAGGCATACTCTAATTATAATCTATTTCTCAGTAAATTACAATAAGTTTTTTCGTTTTTTGATTATTTATTTTTGGGTGAGCGGCACACAAAAAAAGCGCCTTATTATAGGCGCTTTTCTCTCCGCATTTTATCTTCGGAACCTGGGCAGCACCAGCAGCAGCGCCGTCCAGAACATCTGGAACGCAAACAGCAGGAACGACGACACCTGCCGTATCTCTCCGAAGCAGGACATAAACGCCACCAGCACAAAGCCCAGTATCACCGCCGCCGACTGTATGGCCACCAGCATACCCGTGGTGCGCTTCTGCTCCACACAGGCCGCGATAAGGCTCATCATGGATTCCATGCGCCCCTTTGTGGCCGCCAGCGCGTCCGCCCTCGGCGGGTCGGACTCCAAAAGCTGCCGGGCCGTGTCCCCCAGCTGGCCGTCCAGTATACCGATGCTTGCCGGGTCCACCCCGAAGAGCCTTGACACCTGGGCCACCGTCACGTTTGGGTCGGCGGTGCGCACCAGCACGCTTATGCCGCTGTCCTCAAGCCGCTGGAGCTCGTTCTTCTTGCGGCGGTCCGCCGAATAGGTCAGCACCAGCATGGCCGCCACCTCAGAGTCCACCGCCAGGTACAGCACGTCCTTGCCGCCGGAGGAATACTGCACCTCCAGCTCCCTGGGCGGGGCCTCCAGCCGGTGGTTCGTAAGCAAGGCCCGGTTGCCGATATAGACGGTCCGCCCGTCCACCCGGCCCACAAGCCCCGCACCGGACTCATAGCTTATGCGCTCCACCTCGGGCAGCATATCCTCGGTGTCGCTTATTACCTGCTCGAACACGCCCAGAAGGGGCCCTCCGGCCTCCTTGACCAGGGCCGTGGCGCACATGATGGCGTCCTCGGCCACCACCTGGCTGCCGAACTGCTTGATGCCGGAGATCACCACCGTGCCCGTGGGGAAAAGCTCCCCCGCGTCGGCTATCACCGCGTTCACGTCGCCAAAGGCCTCCACGGCTACGTGGCCCACTATCATGCCCCCGGCACGGCGCACGGTCTTGCACAGGTTCGACACGGGCAGGTTAACGGTCAGCATATTCCCCGCCGCCACACAGGCGCAGCAGGCCGCCGCCAGCGCCCCTATAGAGGTGGGCACGTCCTTGGTTATCAGCAGGCAGGCGATGCACAGCACCAGGGAGGATATCAGTCCCAAAGGCGCCAGCAGCTGTGACGAGGTTTCTGAGGGGTCCGGGGAGTAGGACAGCTCCAAAAAGCGCTTTAAGAACCCGGCCCTGCACTGATAGGCTATCAGGGGCTTCTCCGCCACGCAGTCCTTGGCCATCTTTAAAGAGGTGTTATAGTCCTCATAGGTGCGCACGGCGTACTTCTGCTCCCTTGAGGTCACAAAGCGGAAGTTGCTGTGTATGCGCCGCAGCATGGTGAGCTTGCCTGCCGAGTTCATGAACAGCAGCGCCGACACCACCGGGGCGTACAGGTACAGCCCGTCCAGCTGGGAGCGGAAGAACACGGAGGCCACCGTCTGCACCAGGGCGGCCACCGTGGCCACGGCCACGCCGCTGTCGGCGTTGGCCTGGGCGGCGAACAGCCCTTTTAGACCACGGCCCACGGTCTTATAGGATATGCCCGCAGACACCACCAGGAATATCAGGGTAAGTACCACATAGGCCAGGGGCCAGGTGGTGCCCTTGGGGGTGAAGTTGTTCCTGCACACAAGGCTGACCACCGCCAGCAGCAGGGTGCACACCCCGGTTATCATCATGGTAAGGGAGAACTTGCCCATCTGCCCCTTGATCTCGCTGGAGATGGACCTTGCGTCCTCGGGCCCGGTATAGTCCTCTATGGACTCGTTGCTGTCCTCCCGGGGCAGCTCTGGCTCCGGCGGCTCCGGCTCCATGGTCTTTCTGGGTTTTATCCTGCGGCGGGGCGCCTGCCTGCCCTCCAGGGCGTCCCTCTCCCTTTGCAGGCTCTCCGTCTCCGACAGCAGGGCGCTGTGCAGAAGGTCCGCGTTTATGATATGAGTGGCGATGCTCCGTGAGCGGTACTGGTAGACAGTCTCCACATAGGGCACCTGCTGTATGGGCCTGGGCGGGGGCTCCCGCTCAGGAGCGGGCCCGGGCGCGGGCTCCTGCTTCGCCACTGGTATTTCGATGGTCTTTAACTCGGCTGGAGCTGGGGGCTGGGGTTCAGGCTCCGGCTCGGGGGCGTATTCCCGCTCCACGTACTCCGCCGCAGGCTCCGGCTCGGGGGCGTATTCCCGCTCCACGTACTCCGCCACCGGCTCCGGCTCGGGGGCGTATTCCCGTTCCACGTACTCCGCCGCAGGCTCCGGCTCGGGAGCGTATTCCCGCTCCACGTACTCCGCCGCAGGCTTCGGCTCGGGAGCGTATTCCCGTTCCACGTACTCCGCCGCAGGCTCCGGCTCGGGGGCGTACTCCCGCTCCACGTACTCCGCCGCAGGCTCCGGCTCGGGGGCATATTCCCGCTCCACGTACTCCGCCGCAGGCTCCGGCTCGGGAGCATACTCCTGCTCCACGTATTCCTCCGGCGGCTCCGGGGCCTCCCGCAGGATACGCTCTACGGTCTCCTCGCTGACCGGCTGGCCGTCCTGGAGCTTTTGCAGCTCGATGGTGCTGTTGAGGACGTTCAGCTTTATCTCCATGGTCTGGTCGGTGCTGAGCAGGGCCTTCTGCAAATCGGAAAGCTCCTGGCCCTCTGTCTCAAGGCCGTGCTGGCGGGCATAGGGGTCGGCGGCATAGGAGGTAAGGGGCACCGGGGCCACCACGCCGAACTCCTCCTCCACCTGCTGCTGGTCCAGCCCGGCGCTCTGGACGGCCTCGGCCACCCGGCGGCGGCGCTCCTTCTGAAGCCGCTGGAAGTTCTCCTCCACCTGGTCGTCGATGGTCTTGGAGTCGTCGAACAGGACCTTATAGCCCTCCTCTCCCAAAGGCGGCGCGTCGCCGTCCATGCGGTACTCGTCGATGGGCTTCAGCTGTATGCCGTAGTAGATGTCCTCCTCGCTCTCGTCAAAGTCGGGCACCTTTTTCCGGCCGAACAGGCCCCAGCGCTTCTTCTTTTTCTTTTTGCCCCGCTCCGGCTCCGGGGCTTCGGACCCCTGCTCCTCTATCACGTACTCCGGGCCCGGGTCCTCCGGCACGTATTCCGGCCCGGGGTCCTGGGCATACTCCTCCGGCTCATAGCCCTGCTCCTCGGGCGCGTACTCCTCCCCCGGCTCCTCGGGGACGTACTCTATCACCGGGGCCTCCTCTGTGGGCTGGCCCCCGGCCCTGGCCTCGCGCTTTTGGCGCTCCTCCTCGAGAATATCTTCCAATGTGAAATCGTCTTTCATGGCTTACTCCTCTCACCGGCCGTTCTCTGCCGGACGGCTTCATAGCACAGCACCCCCGCCGCCACCGAGGCGTTCAGGGAGTTCACCCGCCCCCTTATAGGCAGCGACAGGGCCCCGTCGCACCTCTCCCGGACAAGGCGGCTGACCCCCCTGCCCTCGGAGCCTATCACAAGGGCCACGGGCCCGGTAAGGTCCGCCCGGTCCCAGGGCCCGCCGTCCATGTCGGCGGCATAGCACCAGATCCCCCTTGCCTTCAGGTCCTCTATCAGGACGGAGAGGTTCTGTACCCTTGCCACCGGCAGGTACTCCACCGCCCCGGCGGAGGCCTTGCTCACCGCATAGGTCAGGCCCACGCTGCGCCGCTTTGGTATGATGACCCCGTGGGCCCCGGCGCACTCCGCCGAGCGTATCACCGCCCCAAGATTGTGGGGGTCCTCAAGGCCGTCGCAGATAATGAGCAGGGGGGGCTCTCCCCTCTCGTCAGCCAGGGCCAGCATATCCT encodes the following:
- a CDS encoding S-layer homology domain-containing protein; the protein is MLKLTKKLIKRTVAMVLCALLLLGAVPLDLLPGASAASWADPYMDRLKQYGVMVGGRPNDRITRAEMAAVLNRAFGFRRTGPIPFTDVSKKAWYYNDIVVSYNEGILSGTSRTTASPKAAVTREQALALLGRCLRYQENAGEVTDFTDGKNFSNWSSIYVRSALLAGIISSTSGNFRPKSAATRGEIAVMLSKAMGELVSSSGVTELGGVFGNVTVNAPNVTLRNTTIAGDLYLTGGVGLGNVILDNVKVLGRIIVAGGGEGESGEASVLLNNVTARQLVVDPATGQYVSLRALGNTDIPETLVRSNAYIQDDVRNNNMGLRKVIFEEPPEGKFTIAGNMKDVTNKAPGSHLIVGDTGTGSVTKITVDEEAVNSFVDLEINASVDDIKLDTSATITGTGDIGHIDVGANGCTSEILPDTLTVRPGVVTEIAGMTGIDSEKAKELSQEPRLLEGYPKAKNIAPTSADAYFSTNKAGTLYWALTDNAKGPLTDADVETLVEQPAYGSGFRKMGTIDIDSSKKEFLLPITELTQGGTYYISATLVDAHGRRSHVKSQRITTPDGTVPAMASRDYPSITDATPTRNEENAGWDFSEIANLQATVMANKSCDLYYVLLAAGSTAPSTGELLSAAFPSPYGYGRLHLIKNTLDSFKVTEIDMDLDGTPDGLGQVKEKTSYDLYYWLTDANGEQSSQVQKVTVTTKDVTPPEFTMGEMFQSDTKATSVTLSNTVDEDATVYWVAVPSGDPYPKADPEVYPNTDPWREFLKTEAAKIQVAAGVGTSQSQAGKVNAKANTQFNITISRLQPESAYDVYYLAQDSANNYSQVIGMYTAHTLDETPPSASLRFESYPAESPETPYAYSTIDVVFSEAIRYRQPANAPVIYSELRLIELYNKYRTATPADKAKAEEEYVGALRDTIILCDSSGQAVPVRDWDQQSDRTDWVVDYRNVQVLQDGKNMVVSFVNDPSEPSKSALNLESGAQYFFHLQNITDDSQSRNQMGEQDMDAFTTVSARVGISKLDDLDLNAFKIGRDENGNPITSDEPVYVYNDINNKRDGTDKISADIAFTADPRSTGTAANGVKWDMIFWFDRDVEFMLFTRIHGDENSKWVPVGVDENGDPGILKITVPATAKNYAGVSVIKNLTSNGTSVSIPQYHDINEPYTLGMLDGGLNDATENQYDFALYFTKVGDRTDRSSFDQLINGQVTFVTGGAASLRDFRPANVDSYNNLRQGKTLITDITWPNKDSDLLDPRTRLLTKQFEDGREPVLVSSYPRFSPTSSGVTAWFALNTPGTIHYVLAPQTAGGENFVVTPQKNNASGRAENISYDEILEKIPECGINGPIGHQYTMASNLSIMERMFPDDFTIPSTDANGNEISIPNPDMAAYKFDSPITTNVTNVDFSDVSSDDLVHDSLEANKAEKGFKISGLRADTEYLMYLVTTTGNSDIYSPVTVYRFKTLPMVKPTITTQATGANATINTDQNGTNLVYKLIPYDSTMNQAFRETFATGDHVTSVFDLSYRGKPSSKYVGTTRINYEDSRFTVLDAMLETVTVDGKQQSLFDRCASESLKESIANLIDGTVADGASSLGKVENTIDDSINFMCDEVWTDMGDSTYCLIAYGYCGTKTNMSDKSFSAIQPINKRKEQIQVTIGNGLDYDPDTKQISGTLSFAFTDALHFFNTQTRERIPLYNTPIIPGTPTGNSSQSIQNYLVVSKTVSSYVDFVGASPNNEGQELHSVTLDFSNVTASSFTVTLNGTFSGKTSEERTDTLTLRVRVNTSTQRVEVSATTGQSWLKTPIVN
- a CDS encoding PilZ domain-containing protein; this encodes MLFFKKKEKAAKNATLCVLLDSNTSRVLARGYLEGPADGLNMQINVTEGDAMAVVSTDHVQIVPADEEMSPKLGHVIHYQGTRLVLEPLRELVGNTVRANLRMPVDFDTFIYPTDGTPGRWRARGNDLSCGGISFYTQGVFQVGDIIEIVVPITRGGPLLLGCELLRTNVMDDGSRFYAAKFTEVLNEQESMLREAVFNVQLKSIQRSRR
- a CDS encoding EscU/YscU/HrcU family type III secretion system export apparatus switch protein codes for the protein MSTSRSDEPRPTRQRAVALQYGVSDSAPVIVAAGMGHLAEKILDVAQENGVPIYEDNSLATILSQLNLGQQIPEELYRAVVEIYVYFLNFDFNRQSQGLRQLRSLIPGGGRSHPQEESGGETGSPGGSNPPEN